The nucleotide sequence CACGCACGTGCCGACCGAAGGCGCGACGCACCAGCGCGGGAAAGCGGTGGTCCCGCCGGGCGACGTGCTGGAGGTGTACTACCCGGTGCCGTTCGTGTCGCCCCCGAACCTCACCACAGAGAGCACCTTCAACGATTGCTCCGTGATCGAGCAGAAGCCCGACCACTTCCGCATCAAGAATTCCAACCCCTTCTCGCGCGAAGTCACCTGGGAAGCGCGAGGTGTACCGATCACGGCGACGAGTGCTCCAACGGTACAGATCGGAGTGGGAGTTCCGCCCCCGGCGCCGGCCGCACGGAAAGAGGAGCGGACCGAGTTCGCGAACGACGCCAAATAATCGCTCGGGGCCCGGCTACGCGATGGCCTTGTCGATCACCTCGCCGGCGTTGTCGGTGAGGCGCTCGTTGCGACCGTTGTGCCGGAACGTGAGCTTCAGGTGGTTGAACCCGAGCAGGTGCAAGATCGTCGCGTGAACGTCGTGGACGTGCGTTTTGTCTTCGGCCGCACGCAGCCCGATCGCGTCCGTGGCCCCGAGCGCTTGACCGCCCTTCACGCCACCGCCAGCGAGCCACATGGAGAACCCGTGCGGGTTGTGGTCGCGCCCGTTCGTGCCTTCGGTCATCGGGGTGCGCCCGAACTCCCCGCCCCACACCACGAGCGTGTCTTTTAGTAACCCGCGGCGCTTCAGGTCCGTTAGCAGGCCCGCGATCGGCTTGTCGCTCTGAAGACAGAGCGTGCCGTGGTTCTTCTCCAAGTCGGAGTGCGCGTCCCAGCCGTTCGTATCGCCGCTGTAAAGTTGCACGAACCGCACCCCGCGCTCGATCATTCGGCGCGCGAGCAGGCACCGCGTGCCGAACTCGGCCGTTTCCTTGCGGTCGAGGCCGTAGAGCGTCTTCGTCTCTTCCGTTTCCTTCGTGAGATCGACGACGTCTGGTGCGTGGGCCTGCATCCGGTACGCGAGTTCGTAAGCCGCGATTCGTGCCGATAGTTCCGAGTCCGCTGCGCGACTCGCGCCGAACTCCCGGTTACTTTCAGCGATGAAATCGAGCGTCCGGCGCTGCTGAGTGGCGCTCACGCCGGGCGGAGTCGCGAGGTGTTCGATCGGTGCCTGTCCGCCCTTCACGACCGTGCCCTGGTACGCAGCCGGGATGTAACCATTACCCCACGCGGGCGCGCCACCCTTTGGCCACCCGCCCGGGTCGGGCAGCACCACGAACGCGGGCATGTTCCGGTTCTCGGTGCCCAGCCCGTAACTGACCCAGGCACCGAGACTGGGCCGCCCCATCAGGATCGACCCGGTGTTCATCAGGTACACGGACTCGGGGTGCGTGACGCTGTCGCCGTGGCACCCGCGCAGCAGACAAATGTCATCGACGCGCTCCGCGATGTGCGGGAACCAGTCGGACACCTCGATACCGCTCTTGCCGTGCTTCTTGAACGTGCGGGTCGAGGCGAGCAACTTGTTCTTGTCAACACCGCGTCGCGTTTTCACCGGACCGAACGATTCCGGGAGTTTTTGGCCGTGGAGCTGCGTGAGTTCGGGCTTCGGGTCGAACGTGTCCACGTGCGATGGGCCGCCCGACATGAACAGGAAGATGACGCGCTTCGCGCTCGGCTCGAAGTGCGGTTTCTTCGGCGCGAGCGGGTCGACCGGCTTGTCGTCCGCGAGCAACCCGTCCTCGCCGAGCATCGCCGCGAGCGCGAGGGCACCGAACCCGCATCCCGCGTTGCGGAGGAAGGCTCGGCGATCCGGAGAATAAGCGAGTGGGGGCACGGCAACCTCAATCCAAATAGACGAATTCGTTCACGTTAAACAGCGCGCGGCACAACTCGCTCAACGGCGACTCCTTCAGGAACACTTTTGCGCGGTCCATTTCCTTCGCGGACGGCGCGCGACCGAGCGTGAGTCGGTAGGCGAGCGCGACGCGGGCGTCTTCGGTCTTTGCTTCGTGCGTGAGGCGGTCGGCGAGTGCCTTCGCCGCAATCATCGTTTCTTCGGCGTTCAGCAGCGCCAGAGCTTGCGTTGCGGTGGTGCTGCGCTCGCGCTTCGGGCAACTCAGGTTACTGTCGGGCAGGTCGAACGCTTCGAGGAACGCGAGTTTGAGGTTGCGCCTTGAGAAGAGGTACACGCTCCGGCGGGTGTGCTCTGCGGAGTCGGCCGTGACCGCGACCGCGCGCGAACCACCCGCAGCGCGCGACGCTTCTGGCAACACGACGCCGGGACCGTCCATTTTCGGGTTGAGGCGCCCGCCGACCGCGAGGAGCGAATCGCGAACCGCCTCGCCTTCGAGCCGCAACCGGTTCGCGCGTGCGAAAAGCTTGTTGTCCGGGTCGACGGCCGCGGCGTCGGTGCTCGCCTGCGTGGACTGCTGATATGTCTCCGACAAGAGCATCAGTCGGTGCATGCGTTTGAGCGACCAGGAGCGGGAATCGTCGCCGGCCTTGTGGTCGGAACCCGCTAGTTCGCACGCGAGCCAATCGAGTAACTCCGGGTGCGTCGGCTTCTGCCCGCGAACGCCGAAGTCGCTCGCGGTACCAACGATGCCTCTCCCGAAGTGATGTTGCCAGAGGCGGTTCACGATGACCCGGGCCGTCAGCGGGTTGTCCGCGCTGGCGACCCAGTTCGCGAGCGCGAGCCTGCGCCCGGTGCTGCTCGGGAGCGCCTTCACCGCAGCGGGTGCCTCCTTGTTCTCGGGTAACAGGATCGCGGGGAAACCGGGCTCGACCTCGACGCCCTTCTTGCCAAGTTCGCCGCGTTCGAGCAGGAAGGTTTTCGGCGGTGGACCCGGTTTGTCGATCAGCCCCATCGCAACCGGCGGCGCGGGCGGCTTCTTGCTTTCGAACGCTTTCAGTTTGGCTTTTAGTTCCTCGGCCAGTGTCTTCTCGGCGGGGGTCAGCGCTTTCGCGACCTCGGCGTCCGTGACGCGAACTTTCGCTTCCGTTTCTGCAACGAGTTCGATCTGCCCGCCGGTGCGCTTGGTCGGCGCGGTGCGGTGGGCGGCCTGAGCATCGGGCGAGAGTTTGGCGAGCCGCTCCTCGAACATCCGCTTGCGGTGCGGCTCTTCGATTGCCGCGACCTGCTTGCGCAAGTCTTTTGTCAGCTCTTCGTAGTTGCGAAGCGCGATCGCGCGGGCTTTAGCTTCTGCTGAAGTCGCAACGGGAACGTCTTTGCGGAAATTCGCGGGCGTGAAGAACGCTTGCAGCCGGAAGTAGTCCTTCTGCGAGATCGGTTCGAACTTGTGATCGTGGCACCGCGCGCAGGTGACCGTGAGCCCCAGAAATGCCAGGGCCGCGGTATCGGTCATGTCGGTCAGGGTGTTCAGGCGCCGTTGGGCCTGGTCCGCGGAGTCGGTCATGTCCGGGCCGAGCAAGTTGAAGCCGGTCGCGACGAGTGCTTCAGGGTTGTTGGGGAAGGCCTCATCCCCCGCGAGTTGCTCGATGATGAACCGGTCGAAGGGCTTGTCGTCGTTGAACGATTTGATGACGTAGTCGCGGTACCGCCACGCATCCGGGCGCGGTTCATCGAACTCGTAGCCGTTGG is from Gemmata palustris and encodes:
- a CDS encoding DUF1549 and DUF1553 domain-containing protein, which codes for MRTAAALLIFVALAPCQADEPQNHWAWKKPERPKVPAVEGHSFANPIDAFIRAKLVAAKLSPAPTATREQLIRRVTFDLHGLPPTPEEIDAFVNDKAPDAWAKVVDRLLASSRYGERWGRHWLDLARYADTNGYEFDEPRPDAWRYRDYVIKSFNDDKPFDRFIIEQLAGDEAFPNNPEALVATGFNLLGPDMTDSADQAQRRLNTLTDMTDTAALAFLGLTVTCARCHDHKFEPISQKDYFRLQAFFTPANFRKDVPVATSAEAKARAIALRNYEELTKDLRKQVAAIEEPHRKRMFEERLAKLSPDAQAAHRTAPTKRTGGQIELVAETEAKVRVTDAEVAKALTPAEKTLAEELKAKLKAFESKKPPAPPVAMGLIDKPGPPPKTFLLERGELGKKGVEVEPGFPAILLPENKEAPAAVKALPSSTGRRLALANWVASADNPLTARVIVNRLWQHHFGRGIVGTASDFGVRGQKPTHPELLDWLACELAGSDHKAGDDSRSWSLKRMHRLMLLSETYQQSTQASTDAAAVDPDNKLFARANRLRLEGEAVRDSLLAVGGRLNPKMDGPGVVLPEASRAAGGSRAVAVTADSAEHTRRSVYLFSRRNLKLAFLEAFDLPDSNLSCPKRERSTTATQALALLNAEETMIAAKALADRLTHEAKTEDARVALAYRLTLGRAPSAKEMDRAKVFLKESPLSELCRALFNVNEFVYLD
- a CDS encoding DUF1501 domain-containing protein; this encodes MPPLAYSPDRRAFLRNAGCGFGALALAAMLGEDGLLADDKPVDPLAPKKPHFEPSAKRVIFLFMSGGPSHVDTFDPKPELTQLHGQKLPESFGPVKTRRGVDKNKLLASTRTFKKHGKSGIEVSDWFPHIAERVDDICLLRGCHGDSVTHPESVYLMNTGSILMGRPSLGAWVSYGLGTENRNMPAFVVLPDPGGWPKGGAPAWGNGYIPAAYQGTVVKGGQAPIEHLATPPGVSATQQRRTLDFIAESNREFGASRAADSELSARIAAYELAYRMQAHAPDVVDLTKETEETKTLYGLDRKETAEFGTRCLLARRMIERGVRFVQLYSGDTNGWDAHSDLEKNHGTLCLQSDKPIAGLLTDLKRRGLLKDTLVVWGGEFGRTPMTEGTNGRDHNPHGFSMWLAGGGVKGGQALGATDAIGLRAAEDKTHVHDVHATILHLLGFNHLKLTFRHNGRNERLTDNAGEVIDKAIA